A part of Melittangium boletus DSM 14713 genomic DNA contains:
- a CDS encoding ATP-binding protein: MSQLADVLEARQGELIKRWTDNVRHDLPHKAISCFELEDHLPALIQELARNLRSPPERDSNAASHKYQEMGRAHGAQRFGLGFDLDTLVREYDLLRGMLFDLIEENALPITLGEIRLLTDFVANSIAEAVSEYSRQKEAERDRLLQETERLRATAELGRARLSALFMQAPVAIGIFRGPELVIDVANPLICRLWGRTLEQVLGKPLMDAMPELQGQGFDEILYEVIRTGVPFVGTEIPVRLIRTAGRLPENVYFNFVYEPLRDEAGVTEGIIVVATEVTQVVLDRRRMEALLHRSHEAERARTALLDALSAQSLIAVAYQRGPEHVFEMANPLYHQWMGGRELVGKTLQQALPELVGQDFDILLRHVYQTGQPFVGQERVVRLDRRGDGVLSEMRVNLTYQPVRTVDGVIEGVIVLALDVTEAVRARWEAQRLAEEESARRGFEQQLIGIVSHDLRNPLGAILLGVQLLLRREDLDAPIIRALARLQTSAERAVRMVRDLLDFTQARLGGGLRIERKPVDLHAVVRASVDELEATHPDRELRLERRGDALGIWDADRLAQLVGNLVGNALKYSPPDTPVHIRVLGDPEGVCFEVHNQGEPIPADALPRLFQPLQRAVVGVDNMTRSVGLGLYIVDQIVRAHGGGLSVTSTERDGTTFSVRLPRGT, encoded by the coding sequence ATGAGCCAGTTGGCGGACGTGCTGGAAGCTCGGCAAGGCGAGCTCATCAAGCGTTGGACCGACAACGTGCGTCATGACCTGCCTCACAAGGCCATCTCCTGTTTCGAGCTGGAAGATCACCTGCCCGCCCTCATCCAGGAGCTCGCCAGGAACCTGAGGAGCCCTCCGGAGCGGGATTCGAACGCCGCCTCCCACAAGTACCAGGAGATGGGACGAGCCCACGGAGCCCAGCGTTTCGGGCTTGGCTTCGATCTGGACACGCTGGTCCGTGAGTACGACCTGCTGCGGGGGATGCTGTTCGATCTCATCGAGGAGAACGCGCTCCCCATCACCCTGGGGGAGATCCGGTTGTTGACGGACTTCGTGGCCAACTCGATCGCGGAGGCGGTGAGCGAGTACAGCCGCCAGAAGGAGGCCGAACGCGATCGGCTCCTCCAGGAGACCGAGCGGTTGAGGGCCACCGCGGAGTTGGGCCGGGCCCGTCTCAGTGCCCTCTTCATGCAGGCGCCCGTGGCCATTGGCATCTTCCGGGGCCCCGAGCTAGTCATCGACGTGGCCAACCCCTTGATCTGCCGCCTGTGGGGCCGCACCCTCGAGCAGGTCCTGGGCAAACCCCTCATGGACGCGATGCCCGAACTCCAAGGCCAGGGGTTCGACGAAATCCTCTATGAGGTGATCCGCACCGGCGTGCCTTTCGTGGGCACGGAGATTCCCGTGCGGTTGATACGCACCGCCGGGCGGTTGCCCGAGAACGTGTACTTCAATTTCGTCTACGAGCCCCTGCGCGACGAGGCGGGCGTCACCGAGGGCATCATCGTCGTGGCCACGGAGGTGACCCAGGTCGTGCTCGACCGGCGGCGCATGGAAGCCCTGCTTCATCGCTCCCACGAGGCCGAACGCGCCCGGACCGCGTTGTTGGATGCCCTTTCCGCCCAATCCCTGATCGCCGTGGCCTACCAGCGAGGGCCCGAGCATGTCTTCGAGATGGCCAACCCGCTCTACCACCAGTGGATGGGCGGGCGGGAGCTCGTCGGCAAGACCCTCCAGCAGGCCCTCCCGGAGCTCGTGGGCCAGGACTTCGACATCCTCCTGAGACATGTATACCAGACGGGTCAGCCCTTCGTGGGCCAGGAGCGGGTGGTCCGCCTGGATCGGCGGGGAGATGGCGTCCTGAGCGAGATGAGGGTGAATCTCACCTATCAGCCCGTGCGCACCGTGGACGGCGTCATCGAAGGGGTCATCGTCCTGGCGCTCGACGTGACGGAGGCGGTCCGCGCGCGATGGGAAGCCCAGCGGCTGGCCGAGGAGGAGAGCGCGCGCCGGGGCTTCGAACAGCAGCTCATTGGCATCGTCAGCCATGACCTGCGCAATCCCCTGGGCGCCATCCTCCTGGGGGTCCAGCTGCTCCTGCGCCGGGAAGATCTGGACGCCCCCATCATCCGCGCCCTGGCCCGGCTCCAGACGAGCGCGGAGCGCGCGGTGCGCATGGTGAGGGACCTGCTCGACTTCACCCAGGCACGTCTGGGGGGAGGACTGCGGATCGAACGCAAGCCCGTGGACCTGCACGCCGTGGTCCGCGCGTCGGTGGATGAGCTGGAGGCCACACACCCCGATCGCGAGCTGCGACTGGAGCGGCGCGGGGACGCCCTGGGCATATGGGACGCGGACCGGCTCGCGCAGTTGGTGGGCAATCTGGTGGGCAACGCGCTCAAGTACAGCCCTCCCGACACGCCCGTGCACATCCGGGTCCTGGGAGACCCCGAGGGGGTATGCTTCGAGGTGCACAACCAGGGCGAGCCGATTCCCGCCGACGCCCTCCCCCGGCTCTTCCAACCCCTCCAGCGCGCGGTGGTGGGCGTGGACAACATGACCCGAAGTGTGGGACTGGGCCTGTACATCGTGGATCAGATCGTCCGCGCGCACGGTGGCGGCCTCTCCGTGACGTCGACCGAGCGCGATGGCACCACCTTCAGCGTCCGGCTGCCGAGGGGAACCTGA
- a CDS encoding superoxide dismutase family protein — translation MTIRALLIAATLTTTPALAQTPEAGTKAPPPKGETAKAPLKDAQGKDVGEVTFEQTPTGVLVKGTLTNLPPGEHAIHIHEAGKCEAPAFTTAGGHFNPKKKAHGILSPKGKHEGDLPNLYVDKEGRVQFDFFAPDLKVKGLFDKDGSAVVVHAKLDDYHSDPAGDAGGRIACGVVEK, via the coding sequence ATGACGATTCGCGCCCTGCTGATTGCCGCCACCCTCACCACCACGCCCGCCCTGGCGCAGACGCCGGAGGCGGGGACGAAGGCGCCGCCCCCGAAGGGAGAGACGGCGAAGGCGCCGCTAAAGGACGCGCAGGGCAAGGACGTGGGCGAGGTGACCTTCGAGCAGACGCCGACCGGCGTGCTGGTGAAGGGCACGCTGACGAACCTGCCCCCGGGCGAGCACGCCATCCACATCCACGAGGCGGGCAAGTGCGAGGCGCCGGCGTTCACGACGGCGGGCGGCCACTTCAACCCGAAGAAGAAGGCGCACGGAATCCTCTCGCCCAAGGGCAAGCACGAGGGGGACCTGCCCAACCTGTACGTCGACAAGGAAGGACGCGTGCAGTTCGACTTCTTCGCGCCGGACCTGAAGGTGAAGGGGCTGTTCGACAAGGACGGCTCGGCCGTCGTGGTGCACGCCAAGCTGGACGACTACCACTCCGACCCCGCCGGTGACGCGGGCGGCCGCATCGCGTGCGGTGTGGTGGAGAAGTAG
- a CDS encoding cytochrome P450 family protein — protein MQPQAMWSPENLRNPYPFYAALRESAPVHVLAAFGGTHAITRYDDIAPILKNPALFSSQRIAPGLHLPKEVGEQARRFFRAQNNLIASDPPQHTRLRTLVSKAFTPRRVAEMEPRIRAITRQLLESMLAHEEFDLMAELAVPLPVIVISEMLGVEPERRQDFKRWSDHVVQTVALSQGKLDPGPILQSLEQLHAYLEETIERRRREPQDDLISALVEAAEGFLEVEDLISFTRLLLVAGNETTTNLLGNALVSLLRAPSELARLQATPTLVPSAIEETLRYEGPVQSLMRMTTQDTQIAGHPIPEGTRLFLVLAAANRDPRRFKEPERFDITREDQGQLAFGHGVHFCLGAPLARLEARVALEELLPRVRQLAFASGQEHDIDWGESFLLRGPRRLRLRAERCPSPLPK, from the coding sequence ATGCAGCCGCAAGCCATGTGGTCGCCCGAGAACCTGCGCAATCCCTACCCCTTCTACGCCGCGCTCCGGGAGAGCGCGCCCGTCCACGTGCTGGCGGCCTTTGGTGGCACCCATGCCATCACCCGCTACGACGACATCGCCCCCATCCTGAAGAATCCCGCGCTGTTCTCCTCCCAGCGCATCGCCCCGGGCCTCCACCTGCCCAAGGAGGTGGGCGAGCAGGCCCGCCGCTTCTTCCGCGCCCAGAACAACCTCATCGCCTCGGACCCGCCCCAGCACACCCGGCTGCGGACCCTGGTGAGCAAGGCCTTCACGCCCCGCCGCGTCGCCGAGATGGAACCGCGCATCCGCGCCATCACCCGCCAACTGCTCGAGTCCATGCTGGCCCACGAGGAGTTCGACCTGATGGCGGAACTGGCCGTGCCCCTGCCCGTCATCGTCATCAGCGAGATGCTCGGCGTGGAGCCCGAGCGCCGTCAGGACTTCAAGCGCTGGTCGGACCACGTGGTGCAGACGGTGGCCCTGTCCCAGGGCAAGCTCGACCCCGGTCCCATCCTCCAGAGCCTCGAGCAGCTCCACGCCTACCTGGAGGAGACCATCGAGCGCCGCCGCCGCGAGCCCCAGGACGATCTCATCAGCGCGCTCGTGGAGGCCGCCGAGGGATTCCTGGAGGTGGAGGATCTCATCTCCTTCACCCGCTTGCTGCTCGTGGCGGGCAACGAGACCACGACGAACCTGCTCGGCAACGCCCTGGTCTCCTTGCTGCGCGCGCCCTCGGAGCTCGCGCGCCTCCAGGCCACCCCCACCCTCGTCCCCTCCGCCATCGAGGAGACGCTGCGCTACGAGGGACCCGTCCAGTCGCTCATGCGCATGACCACCCAGGACACCCAGATCGCCGGCCACCCCATCCCCGAGGGCACCCGCCTCTTCCTGGTGCTCGCGGCCGCCAACCGGGACCCCCGCCGCTTCAAGGAGCCGGAGCGCTTCGACATCACCCGCGAGGATCAGGGCCAGCTCGCCTTCGGGCACGGGGTGCACTTCTGCCTGGGCGCCCCGCTCGCGCGACTGGAGGCCCGGGTGGCCCTGGAGGAACTGCTGCCCCGGGTGCGTCAGCTCGCGTTCGCGTCCGGCCAGGAGCACGACATCGATTGGGGTGAGTCCTTCCTGCTCCGAGGCCCCCGGCGGCTGCGGCTCAGGGCCGAGCGGTGCCCTTCTCCCCTCCCCAAGTGA
- a CDS encoding M16 family metallopeptidase, with product MAKAQAKTAPRTADPILQSLFDVQEATLPNGLRVRLLANPQTPVVSLYTFFQVGSRNERPGITGISHLFEHMMFNGAKKYGPKKFDQVLESNGGRSNAYTSTDMTVYYEDFAADALETVLDLESDRMRSLRINDAALTSERQVVMEERRVRVDNDITGIMDEELGTLVWKAHAYRWPVIGWMKDIENITRQDCEQYFRTYYAPNNAVLYIVGDIDPKKTLALVRKYYGDIPKGPTPAPVLNAEPEQKGERRAEVRHPAQSPALMIAYRGPSAREEDTLLLDILQYVMTKGEGSRLVKKLVYDTQLAVSVGVDWGWRVDPGIILFFLELKPDSDPRKVEEALYAELALLAAEGVTERELQKAKNNLRADHLRELATNSGRAHAMGHYEALLGSWRDGLSLPSVYAAATHEQVRAVARKYFAPERRSVVTLLPSAPEAGEEVAADGKEVA from the coding sequence ATGGCGAAGGCTCAAGCGAAAACCGCCCCTCGCACGGCGGACCCCATCCTGCAGTCCCTCTTCGACGTCCAGGAGGCCACCCTGCCCAATGGCCTCCGGGTGCGCCTGCTGGCCAACCCCCAGACTCCGGTGGTGAGTCTTTACACCTTCTTCCAGGTGGGCAGCCGCAACGAGCGCCCCGGCATCACCGGCATCAGCCACCTGTTCGAGCACATGATGTTCAACGGAGCCAAGAAGTACGGCCCCAAGAAGTTCGATCAGGTGCTCGAGTCCAACGGCGGCCGCTCCAATGCCTACACGTCCACGGACATGACCGTGTACTACGAGGACTTCGCCGCGGACGCGCTGGAGACGGTGCTGGATCTGGAGTCGGACCGGATGCGCTCGCTGCGCATCAACGACGCCGCGCTCACCAGCGAGCGCCAGGTGGTGATGGAGGAGCGCCGCGTCCGGGTGGACAACGACATCACCGGCATCATGGACGAGGAGCTGGGCACGCTGGTGTGGAAGGCGCATGCCTACCGCTGGCCCGTCATCGGGTGGATGAAGGACATCGAGAACATCACCCGCCAGGACTGTGAGCAGTACTTCCGCACCTACTACGCGCCCAACAACGCGGTGCTCTACATCGTCGGGGACATCGATCCGAAGAAGACGCTCGCGCTGGTGCGCAAGTACTACGGGGACATTCCCAAGGGCCCCACGCCCGCGCCCGTGCTCAACGCCGAGCCCGAGCAGAAGGGCGAGCGCCGCGCCGAGGTGCGTCACCCGGCCCAGTCCCCGGCCCTGATGATCGCCTACCGGGGCCCCTCCGCCCGCGAGGAGGACACGCTCCTGCTCGACATCCTCCAGTACGTGATGACCAAGGGCGAGGGCAGCCGTCTGGTCAAGAAGCTCGTCTATGACACCCAGCTCGCCGTCTCCGTGGGCGTGGATTGGGGCTGGCGGGTGGATCCCGGCATCATCCTCTTCTTCCTGGAACTCAAGCCGGACTCGGATCCCCGCAAGGTGGAGGAGGCGCTGTACGCGGAGCTGGCCCTGCTGGCGGCCGAGGGCGTCACCGAGCGCGAGCTGCAGAAGGCGAAGAACAACCTGCGCGCGGATCACCTCCGGGAACTGGCCACCAACAGCGGCCGCGCCCACGCCATGGGCCACTACGAAGCGCTGCTCGGCTCGTGGCGGGATGGGCTCAGCCTGCCCTCCGTGTACGCGGCGGCCACCCACGAGCAGGTGCGCGCGGTGGCCCGGAAGTACTTCGCGCCCGAGCGCCGCTCCGTGGTGACGCTCCTGCCCTCGGCCCCCGAGGCCGGCGAGGAAGTGGCCGCGGACGGAAAGGAGGTGGCGTGA
- a CDS encoding M16 family metallopeptidase yields the protein MATKRPKSVAVKAASATSGLMLPTFHESTTSSGLTVLAAQRGPLPLVAVRLAVRAGSAVDPQDKHGLADFTARLMRRGTARQSADEIDEAIEFVGASFAVGSNEDLLSFYVTTPAEHFPAMLSLLGELVREPSFPEREVELARERALAGFANDLDDPSVIADRAFTRALWGKHPYGHDVGGSTAHVRTFTREDLVRFHRERLGPKVALLSVVGAVEPGLVAEEAEKAFGAWKGGPDKPEQPPAAGKIASGRILLVDKPDQTQTQVRLGGPGFRMGHEDYFPSAAMNNVLGGGFTSRLVNEVRVERGLTYGINSYFDMLNVGGVFAISTFTQTERTREMLDVSLAEVAKVRESGISAAELKKAQRYLAGLYPLRTETNESVASVIGDIRVHGLGDDWVEKFRERLFAVKPKQTQEVAAKYLFAKAPLIVLLGKASAVKKQLKGLGSVTVVPASDYE from the coding sequence ATGGCCACCAAGCGTCCGAAGTCCGTTGCGGTGAAGGCCGCCTCCGCCACGAGCGGACTGATGTTGCCCACGTTCCACGAGAGCACCACGTCCAGTGGCCTGACGGTGCTGGCGGCCCAGCGGGGGCCGTTGCCGCTCGTGGCCGTGCGGCTCGCGGTGCGCGCGGGCAGCGCGGTGGATCCCCAGGACAAGCATGGCCTCGCGGACTTCACCGCGCGGCTGATGCGCCGGGGCACGGCCCGCCAGAGCGCGGATGAGATCGACGAGGCCATCGAGTTCGTCGGCGCGAGCTTCGCGGTGGGGAGCAACGAGGACCTGCTGTCCTTCTACGTCACCACGCCCGCCGAGCACTTCCCGGCGATGCTGTCCCTGCTGGGGGAGCTCGTGCGCGAGCCGTCCTTCCCCGAGCGCGAGGTGGAGCTGGCGCGCGAGCGGGCCCTGGCGGGGTTCGCCAACGATCTGGACGATCCGTCAGTCATCGCGGACCGGGCCTTCACGCGGGCGCTGTGGGGTAAGCATCCCTATGGCCATGACGTGGGGGGCAGCACGGCGCACGTGCGCACCTTCACGCGCGAGGATCTGGTGCGCTTCCACCGCGAGCGGCTGGGCCCCAAGGTGGCGCTCCTGTCGGTGGTGGGCGCGGTGGAGCCGGGGCTCGTGGCCGAGGAGGCGGAGAAGGCCTTTGGCGCGTGGAAGGGGGGGCCGGACAAGCCGGAGCAGCCGCCCGCGGCGGGGAAGATCGCCTCGGGCCGCATCCTGCTGGTGGACAAGCCGGATCAGACGCAGACGCAGGTGCGGCTGGGGGGCCCGGGCTTTCGCATGGGCCACGAGGACTACTTCCCGTCCGCGGCGATGAACAACGTGCTGGGCGGCGGCTTCACCTCGCGGCTGGTGAACGAGGTGCGCGTGGAGCGAGGCCTCACCTACGGCATCAACAGCTACTTCGACATGCTCAACGTGGGGGGCGTCTTCGCCATCTCCACCTTCACCCAGACGGAGCGCACGCGCGAGATGCTCGATGTGTCGCTCGCCGAGGTGGCCAAGGTGCGCGAGAGCGGCATCAGCGCCGCGGAGCTGAAGAAGGCCCAGCGCTACCTGGCGGGGCTCTACCCGCTGCGCACGGAGACGAACGAGTCGGTGGCGTCCGTCATCGGCGACATCCGGGTGCATGGGCTCGGGGATGACTGGGTGGAGAAGTTCCGCGAGCGGCTGTTCGCCGTGAAGCCCAAGCAGACGCAGGAGGTGGCGGCGAAGTACCTGTTCGCCAAGGCGCCGCTCATCGTGCTGCTGGGCAAGGCGTCCGCGGTGAAGAAGCAGCTCAAGGGGCTGGGGTCGGTGACGGTGGTGCCGGCCTCGGACTACGAGTGA